Proteins from one Candidatus Fusobacterium pullicola genomic window:
- the smpB gene encoding SsrA-binding protein SmpB, whose product MMVLAGNKKAYFDYFIEDKFEAGIELVGSEVKSAKAGKVSIKESFIRIINGEVFIMGMSIVPWSFGSVYNPEERRVRKLLLHKKEIKKLHEKVTQKGYTIVPLDVHLSKGYVKLSIALARGKKTYDKRETIAKRDVQRDIQRMTKIR is encoded by the coding sequence ATTATGGTTTTAGCAGGAAATAAAAAAGCCTACTTCGATTATTTTATAGAGGATAAATTTGAAGCAGGAATAGAATTAGTAGGAAGTGAAGTTAAATCAGCTAAAGCTGGAAAAGTAAGTATAAAAGAATCTTTTATTAGAATAATAAATGGAGAAGTTTTTATAATGGGAATGTCTATTGTTCCTTGGAGTTTTGGAAGTGTTTATAATCCAGAGGAAAGAAGGGTTAGAAAATTATTACTACATAAAAAAGAGATAAAAAAATTACATGAAAAAGTTACTCAAAAGGGATATACAATAGTTCCATTGGATGTTCACCTTTCTAAAGGTTATGTGAAACTTTCTATTGCACTAGCTAGAGGTAAGAAAACTTATGATAAGAGAGAAACTATTGCTAAGAGAGATGTTCAAAGAGATATCCAAAGAATGACAAAAATTAGATAG
- a CDS encoding BREX system Lon protease-like protein BrxL, translated as MTTLSDNIIKETIEKMDGKAFKEIVLKLMEREEKKENLPYEIVDLAKNKPSFPIFISSIEKKLRYDDEMVSSNNSFEAFINTDTYTKEYGITLKIKDSNLDLFLPLPDKIKKEFYLNIKTGTYTCEGEIRYTPELDVFTVHYLKIYAYQDIFNIWSNLISNTDRAVRSRIDFLLSKFGLEPNNLLYIEKIVFLLRLVPLVEKKYLMVDISKREIGKSHVYSMLDFNLYTNCVTRSTAFIDGRNGKEGDFFSEDIAYIIDEIGKVNDPEVITSVQVYKNGDKNEGTIQAGKGNKKSSNSIILLGNPKIIVDFNRIFKDRINIFSNTIIDKNEDSTAFLSRIDSLLPSYGCRTFDSLMLNKNGKDEKFIDIFKNVLPVLREKEINISELLKKFDLPLSFNSSREENAIFKTLEGLLKILYPEVYIENNNLSQKILNFLVVIAIQTRQTVNNQIAIIEKRELGNISFYPYNIKNVYFNLEGSYVYTPHRIFINEGTAIRKIPLDTVGIEINKLEINYLKQMNYQFEEMGIGELRHSLNITNNFEKSNLMFNYLTGNIEKSGQYNIIKSYSLINF; from the coding sequence ATGACAACACTTTCTGATAATATAATAAAAGAAACAATAGAAAAAATGGATGGGAAAGCTTTCAAAGAGATAGTTTTAAAATTAATGGAAAGAGAAGAAAAAAAGGAGAATCTACCATATGAAATAGTAGATTTAGCTAAAAATAAACCTTCCTTTCCAATATTTATTTCTTCCATAGAGAAGAAGTTACGTTATGATGATGAAATGGTATCTAGTAATAATAGTTTTGAAGCTTTTATAAATACTGATACCTACACTAAAGAATATGGAATAACTCTTAAAATTAAAGATAGTAATTTAGACCTATTTCTCCCACTACCAGATAAAATAAAAAAAGAGTTTTACCTAAATATAAAAACAGGTACTTATACCTGTGAAGGAGAAATTAGATATACTCCAGAATTAGATGTTTTTACAGTTCATTATCTCAAAATTTATGCTTATCAAGACATATTTAATATTTGGAGTAATTTGATTTCTAATACTGATAGAGCAGTTAGATCTAGAATAGATTTTCTCCTTTCAAAATTTGGACTTGAACCAAATAATTTACTATATATAGAAAAAATAGTATTCTTACTACGACTAGTTCCTTTAGTCGAAAAAAAATATTTAATGGTAGATATTTCAAAGAGAGAAATAGGAAAAAGTCATGTATACTCTATGCTAGATTTTAACTTATATACTAATTGTGTAACTAGGAGTACTGCATTTATAGATGGACGGAATGGAAAAGAAGGTGATTTTTTCTCTGAAGATATAGCTTATATAATTGATGAAATAGGAAAGGTGAATGATCCAGAAGTAATAACTTCAGTCCAAGTTTATAAAAACGGGGATAAAAACGAAGGAACTATTCAAGCTGGAAAAGGTAATAAAAAATCTAGTAACTCAATTATTTTATTAGGAAATCCCAAAATTATTGTTGATTTTAATAGAATATTTAAAGATAGAATTAATATATTTTCTAATACTATAATTGATAAAAATGAGGATAGTACAGCATTTTTAAGTAGAATTGACAGTTTACTTCCATCTTATGGTTGTCGTACTTTTGATTCTTTGATGTTAAATAAAAATGGTAAGGATGAGAAGTTTATAGATATATTTAAAAATGTTTTACCAGTACTAAGAGAAAAAGAAATTAATATTTCTGAACTCTTAAAAAAGTTTGATTTACCTTTATCTTTTAATAGTTCTAGAGAAGAGAATGCTATTTTTAAAACTTTAGAAGGACTATTAAAAATTTTATATCCTGAAGTGTATATAGAAAATAATAATCTTTCTCAAAAAATATTAAACTTTCTAGTAGTAATTGCTATTCAAACTCGTCAAACAGTAAATAACCAAATAGCGATAATAGAAAAGAGAGAATTAGGAAATATCAGTTTTTATCCTTATAACATTAAAAATGTTTATTTTAATTTAGAGGGTAGCTATGTATATACTCCTCATAGAATATTTATAAATGAGGGAACTGCAATAAGAAAAATTCCACTTGATACAGTGGGAATAGAAATAAATAAATTAGAGATAAATTATTTAAAACAAATGAATTATCAATTTGAAGAAATGGGAATTGGAGAATTAAGACATTCTTTGAATATTACAAATAACTTTGAAAAGAGTAATCTTATGTTTAATTATTTAACTGGAAATATAGAGAAATCTGGACAATATAATATTATAAAAAGTTATTCTCTAATTAATTTTTGA
- a CDS encoding siphovirus Gp157 family protein, translating to MKAYEIKNAMIDTLDIFLESNQDEMDKTNYDDVMEYLREELESKSSNIVRYIRNLELENVVAKTEIDRLEELKKSREKKITSLKGYIKGILLELDKKKIETDLGNISLRKTTSVEIIDISKIPKEYLVIKEEKAPLKTLIKDSLKKNIAVSGAILKEDYSLLLK from the coding sequence ATGAAAGCATATGAGATTAAAAATGCTATGATTGATACCTTGGATATCTTTTTAGAAAGTAATCAAGATGAGATGGACAAAACGAACTATGATGATGTGATGGAGTACTTAAGAGAAGAGCTAGAGAGCAAAAGTTCTAATATAGTAAGATACATTAGAAACTTAGAGCTAGAGAATGTAGTAGCTAAGACTGAAATAGATAGACTAGAGGAACTTAAAAAGAGTAGAGAGAAGAAGATAACTTCACTAAAGGGATATATCAAGGGAATCTTACTAGAGCTAGATAAGAAAAAGATTGAAACTGATCTAGGTAATATCAGTCTAAGGAAAACTACGAGTGTAGAAATAATAGATATATCTAAGATACCTAAAGAATACTTAGTTATCAAAGAGGAAAAAGCACCATTAAAAACTTTAATAAAGGATAGCTTAAAGAAAAATATAGCAGTTAGTGGAGCAATCCTTAAGGAGGATTATTCATTATTACTGAAATAA
- a CDS encoding DUF960 domain-containing protein: MRTIFMTPLVRHDLDVRALLMVVSALRLKEEKEESEGLDPFQIFEFKDKKMTNRQEEPKDKKEFELSYEVKECKVWAVLGLDEVVGEYWTIMFPSEY; this comes from the coding sequence ATGAGAACTATATTTATGACACCACTAGTAAGACACGATTTAGATGTAAGAGCATTATTAATGGTTGTATCAGCTTTAAGATTAAAAGAAGAAAAGGAAGAGAGTGAAGGTTTAGATCCATTTCAAATATTTGAGTTCAAAGATAAAAAGATGACTAATAGGCAAGAGGAACCGAAGGATAAAAAAGAGTTTGAATTAAGTTATGAAGTTAAGGAGTGTAAAGTATGGGCAGTATTAGGACTAGATGAAGTAGTAGGAGAATATTGGACTATTATGTTTCCGAGTGAATATTAA
- a CDS encoding JAB domain-containing protein, with the protein MKKILKFLKCKDKEEVIYKMRSYEGTQEIEELKELIHYISKEGIKRRDLTTIKNKENLLEFLKINLSPRYNEEFKILFLNNANKLIAEKTLFYGTIDKSAVYPRVVLEEVLRYNSAGVILAHNHPSGNLRPSKQDIQLTEAFQELLERINVVVLDHVIIGNDEYFSFKEEGLL; encoded by the coding sequence ATGAAGAAGATATTAAAATTTCTAAAGTGTAAAGATAAAGAGGAAGTTATATATAAAATGAGAAGTTACGAAGGAACACAAGAGATAGAGGAATTAAAGGAGCTTATACACTATATAAGCAAAGAAGGAATAAAAAGAAGAGATTTAACTACTATAAAGAATAAAGAGAATTTGCTCGAGTTTTTAAAGATAAATCTATCTCCAAGATATAATGAAGAGTTTAAAATACTATTTTTAAATAATGCTAATAAACTTATAGCTGAAAAGACACTGTTTTATGGAACTATAGATAAATCAGCAGTATATCCAAGAGTAGTATTAGAAGAGGTATTGAGATATAACTCGGCAGGAGTAATATTAGCACATAACCATCCAAGTGGAAATCTTAGACCAAGTAAACAAGATATCCAATTGACTGAAGCTTTTCAAGAATTATTAGAAAGAATAAATGTAGTGGTATTAGACCATGTAATAATAGGAAATGATGAGTATTTTAGCTTTAAAGAAGAAGGTTTACTATAA
- a CDS encoding DUF1232 domain-containing protein: MEKFKLILAILYILSPIDILPEVLLGPFGLLDDGMALLYALSYFLEDKGNKKNISSYDYKPYENNYKQVSTNYSYSNQAQNSEETIVITEKPKTSNIKSWIIGILFLGVIGGGIYYYLQIKNENKINYSETINRNSIPNNNIEKNISIEETVIKNINTPSQSQNISKEETKNSNKYNGSERNQFIILNGEEVYIDENGNIIRE; encoded by the coding sequence ATGGAAAAATTTAAACTTATTTTAGCAATACTTTATATTTTATCACCTATTGATATCCTTCCAGAAGTTTTATTAGGACCATTTGGTTTACTTGATGATGGAATGGCATTACTTTATGCATTAAGTTATTTTTTAGAAGATAAAGGAAATAAAAAAAATATATCTTCTTATGACTATAAACCATATGAAAATAACTATAAACAAGTTTCAACAAATTATTCCTATAGTAACCAAGCTCAAAATAGTGAAGAAACAATAGTTATTACCGAAAAACCTAAAACTAGTAATATAAAATCTTGGATAATAGGAATTTTATTTTTAGGAGTAATAGGTGGAGGAATTTATTATTACTTACAAATCAAAAATGAAAATAAAATAAATTACTCTGAAACTATAAATAGAAATAGTATACCAAACAATAATATAGAAAAAAATATATCAATTGAAGAAACAGTGATAAAAAATATAAATACACCATCACAATCACAAAATATATCAAAAGAAGAAACAAAAAATTCAAATAAATATAATGGTTCAGAAAGAAATCAATTTATTATATTAAATGGAGAAGAAGTTTATATTGACGAAAATGGAAATATTATAAGAGAATAG
- a CDS encoding OmpA family protein — MKKILIILTTFSLVGCSSLETLNSKLDESIAKTSVKDTSVPQFKREVISFAPYSADLSKTYFEELKSFAWQFKSTYYYKPEHKILLKGYIDSLEKEKGFSNLGRQRANMIKDFLITQGVDSSKILVYDLGGKEYLYSNETIIGKAKNRSVKIEIVK, encoded by the coding sequence ATGAAAAAGATACTAATAATATTAACAACTTTTAGTTTAGTAGGATGTAGCAGTTTAGAAACATTAAATAGTAAGTTAGATGAGTCTATTGCTAAAACTTCAGTGAAAGATACTTCTGTTCCTCAATTTAAAAGAGAAGTAATAAGTTTTGCTCCATACAGTGCTGATTTGTCTAAAACATATTTTGAAGAGTTAAAAAGTTTTGCTTGGCAATTTAAAAGTACTTATTATTATAAACCAGAACATAAAATTTTATTAAAAGGATATATAGATTCTTTAGAAAAAGAAAAAGGATTTTCTAATTTAGGAAGACAAAGAGCTAATATGATAAAAGATTTCTTAATAACTCAAGGAGTGGATTCAAGTAAAATTCTTGTGTATGATTTAGGAGGAAAAGAATATTTATATTCAAATGAGACAATAATTGGAAAAGCTAAAAACAGAAGTGTAAAGATAGAAATTGTTAAATAG
- a CDS encoding DnaJ domain-containing protein, with translation MDLSRAYEILKVNQNDDFEKIKKMYKELCKKYHPDLYQDENIKELTEEKLKEVNEAYEILEKYYNEEKNKPITEFFTELDSEGKELYFDKKTRKKITGKIFYVTLANGKGISEVKNGYREGLTTISYENGNDAYKKNYVEGIISGEVLTYTYGENHVYTKRECYLKGIKHGKEEYFSSTDLKYSKKIKEYKHGKEIDLSENNSIILKMEDIEVLYKDDYREGKAKLYYTDGVEEVKYIRGKITGFSTFYRDSGEIEKYYYSHGRKNKEVIKRLRSYPIEYIYNFKYKKDNKEYIVGIKNEEYIFYNCLRKIYNLKDEIIIDKINLKDSFYEYLALNESLLLEFSETLPLNEMNFSHAKANDTNFDLLKELEPVNLEDFARKIRARDIVFKFDDFNNEITSVYITNENIDNLIMNTEQKIVTLFLKEFYPECKNYSFYEIPAVLTTEYWISVFKEAIEKENISDELIEILNIILKDEVEVINLLNIYIGLKYKMYSFVMEAIENLKNLEEYDEYYLEEILEDIFKIKNIDDIEDFIMCLEYLLNHQKIEVDITQDNLMDLKYIYEQISNFIFEIEKNKIFISYKDEINNSIKELKLFNSKIKILEEEIDNERKKKMELKIQELENFLLNLKLNYSEINIEKDKNDIENIEKKIEFISELKNDELEIINKLGFIKKFSFDKKNIYSQQKEEIKKTLIEKSNSIKEDKKNRPLGTLIFTIIAGYLGIKNLGFLLGILTIVGTPIVLFFFYSDEDKKNQKELDELKNYEKKLNYIIDKLNNILKILEPFSNILYNDNIIEVQENLTEIKNIKPRSKKFKLIFLIILLFGIGYYLLKDNITNYLLISGFESIPKVTNEKILNQDIAIEITAYDNEKLENISKGYPIRYSSFKKKDKQFGKKYVYFMFFGKDGYTYRIACSREGILSMEVYAGSGNFLYYVIPDLEIPTNIFSYNIEDDEFKLLDFKNMSTFDRENVKAIKEILSIFKEFLKNDISYYERV, from the coding sequence ATGGATTTAAGTAGAGCATATGAAATATTGAAAGTAAATCAAAATGATGATTTTGAAAAAATAAAAAAAATGTACAAGGAATTATGTAAAAAATATCATCCTGATTTATATCAAGATGAAAATATTAAGGAGTTAACAGAGGAAAAACTAAAAGAAGTTAATGAAGCATATGAAATATTAGAAAAATATTATAATGAAGAAAAGAATAAACCAATAACAGAATTTTTTACAGAATTAGACTCAGAAGGAAAAGAACTATATTTTGATAAAAAAACTAGAAAAAAAATAACAGGAAAAATTTTCTATGTAACTTTAGCTAATGGAAAAGGAATTTCAGAGGTAAAAAATGGATATAGAGAAGGATTAACTACTATTAGTTATGAAAACGGAAATGATGCATATAAAAAAAATTATGTTGAAGGAATAATTTCTGGAGAAGTTTTAACATATACATATGGAGAAAATCATGTTTACACTAAAAGAGAATGTTATCTTAAAGGAATAAAACATGGAAAAGAAGAATATTTTTCTTCAACAGATTTAAAATACTCTAAAAAAATAAAGGAATATAAACACGGGAAAGAAATAGATTTATCAGAAAATAATTCTATAATTTTAAAGATGGAAGATATAGAAGTTTTATATAAAGATGATTATAGAGAAGGAAAAGCAAAGTTATATTATACTGATGGAGTAGAGGAAGTAAAGTATATAAGAGGAAAAATAACAGGTTTTTCAACTTTTTATAGAGATAGTGGAGAAATAGAAAAATATTATTATTCACATGGAAGAAAGAATAAAGAAGTAATAAAAAGGCTAAGAAGTTACCCTATTGAATATATTTATAATTTTAAGTATAAAAAAGATAATAAAGAATATATTGTAGGGATTAAAAATGAAGAGTATATTTTTTATAATTGTTTAAGAAAAATTTATAATTTAAAAGATGAAATAATTATTGATAAAATTAATTTGAAAGATTCTTTCTATGAATATTTAGCTCTAAATGAAAGCTTATTATTAGAGTTTTCTGAAACTCTTCCACTAAATGAAATGAATTTTTCTCATGCTAAAGCAAACGATACCAATTTTGATTTATTAAAGGAATTAGAACCAGTGAATTTAGAAGATTTTGCAAGAAAAATTAGAGCTAGAGATATTGTGTTTAAATTTGATGATTTTAATAATGAAATAACTTCTGTATATATTACTAATGAAAATATAGATAATTTAATAATGAATACAGAACAGAAAATAGTTACTTTATTTTTAAAAGAATTTTATCCAGAATGTAAAAATTATAGTTTTTATGAAATACCAGCTGTATTAACTACAGAATATTGGATTTCTGTTTTTAAAGAAGCAATTGAAAAAGAAAATATTTCTGATGAATTAATTGAAATTTTAAATATCATATTAAAAGATGAAGTTGAAGTAATAAATCTATTAAATATATATATTGGTCTAAAATATAAGATGTATTCTTTTGTGATGGAAGCTATTGAAAATTTAAAAAATTTAGAAGAATATGATGAATATTATTTAGAAGAAATTTTAGAGGATATATTTAAAATTAAAAATATAGATGATATAGAAGATTTTATAATGTGTTTAGAATATTTATTGAATCATCAAAAAATAGAAGTTGATATAACTCAAGATAATCTAATGGATCTAAAATATATATATGAACAGATTAGTAATTTTATATTTGAAATAGAAAAAAATAAAATTTTTATTTCTTATAAAGATGAAATTAATAATTCTATAAAAGAGTTAAAATTATTTAATTCTAAAATTAAAATTTTAGAAGAAGAAATAGATAATGAAAGAAAAAAGAAAATGGAATTAAAAATACAAGAATTAGAAAATTTTCTTTTAAATTTAAAATTAAATTATTCAGAAATAAATATAGAAAAAGATAAAAATGATATTGAAAATATAGAGAAAAAAATAGAATTTATATCTGAATTAAAAAATGATGAATTAGAGATAATTAATAAATTAGGCTTTATCAAAAAATTTAGTTTTGATAAAAAAAATATTTATTCCCAACAAAAGGAAGAAATTAAAAAAACTTTAATAGAAAAATCTAATAGCATTAAAGAAGATAAAAAAAATAGACCATTAGGTACATTGATATTTACTATTATAGCTGGTTATTTAGGTATAAAAAATTTAGGTTTTCTTTTAGGAATATTAACTATAGTAGGAACTCCTATTGTTCTTTTTTTCTTTTATTCTGATGAGGATAAAAAAAATCAAAAAGAGTTAGATGAATTAAAAAATTATGAAAAAAAATTAAATTATATTATAGATAAACTTAATAATATACTTAAAATATTAGAACCATTTTCTAATATTTTATATAATGATAATATTATTGAAGTTCAAGAAAATTTAACTGAAATAAAAAATATAAAACCAAGAAGTAAAAAATTTAAGTTGATATTTTTAATAATATTATTATTTGGAATAGGTTATTATTTATTAAAAGATAATATTACAAACTATTTATTAATATCAGGATTTGAATCTATCCCAAAAGTAACAAATGAAAAAATATTAAATCAAGATATAGCAATAGAAATTACTGCCTACGATAATGAAAAATTAGAAAATATCTCAAAAGGATATCCAATTAGATATTCTTCTTTCAAAAAAAAGGATAAACAATTTGGTAAGAAATATGTATATTTTATGTTTTTTGGAAAAGATGGATATACATATAGAATAGCTTGTTCAAGAGAAGGTATTTTATCAATGGAAGTATACGCTGGTTCTGGTAACTTTTTGTATTATGTCATTCCAGATTTAGAAATACCTACAAATATATTTTCTTATAATATTGAAGATGATGAATTTAAGTTATTAGATTTTAAAAATATGAGTACATTTGATAGAGAAAATGTTAAAGCTATAAAAGAAATATTAAGTATATTTAAAGAGTTTTTAAAGAATGATATTTCTTATTATGAGAGAGTGTAA
- a CDS encoding ATP-binding protein: MKKIPIAVEEFKKIIEENYYYIDKTKFIEDVLIDGAEVKLFCRPRRFGKTLNMSTLKYFFDIENKDENRKLFNGLYIENSPLINEQGKYPVIFLSMKGISSTKFEDALDKIKDKISNLYINYSFLMEVLNEFEIDKFRDIAKGNSNTAQLESSLLFLSKLLYKYYNQKVVVLIDEYDSPIMSAYEKGYYNEMRDFLKSFYGDVLKTNEYLQMGVLTGIIRVAQAGIFSDLNNFISYTTLNDEYSQSFGLVEDEVKAMLSYYKIGYEMLEVKKWYDGYSFGKSDIYNPWSILNFVQFKELKSYWINTSSNFMIRELLEHTGEEGLKTLERIFNQEEVAVRITENVRFGNNLSASEVWELMLYSGYLTINGRLDDGRYLVRIPNIEIMNFFKDEFLTIVFGNYDKVDRLRDALRDKNIEQLNKSIEELVLYTMSSHDITKYYENPYHMLLLGFFYALDGYYLPKSNMEAGYGRADIILFPRDKTKAGYILELKRAYTKKPEKEIEKALQQIDDNKYYIELERYGVTEIIKLGYVFDGKKVISSYIE; this comes from the coding sequence ATGAAAAAAATACCTATTGCAGTAGAGGAGTTTAAAAAAATAATTGAAGAAAATTATTATTATATAGATAAGACAAAATTTATAGAAGATGTATTAATTGATGGAGCAGAAGTAAAGTTATTTTGTCGTCCTAGAAGATTTGGAAAGACACTTAATATGTCTACGCTTAAATATTTCTTTGATATAGAAAATAAAGATGAGAATAGAAAATTATTTAATGGTTTATATATAGAAAACTCTCCATTAATAAATGAGCAAGGGAAATATCCTGTAATATTTCTGAGTATGAAAGGAATAAGTAGTACTAAGTTTGAAGATGCTCTTGATAAAATTAAAGATAAAATTTCTAATTTATATATAAATTATTCTTTCTTAATGGAAGTTTTAAATGAATTTGAAATTGATAAATTTAGAGATATAGCAAAAGGAAATAGCAATACTGCACAATTAGAAAGTTCTCTCCTTTTTTTAAGTAAATTATTATATAAATACTATAATCAAAAAGTAGTTGTATTAATAGATGAATATGATTCTCCTATTATGAGTGCTTATGAAAAAGGATACTACAACGAGATGAGAGATTTCCTAAAATCTTTTTATGGAGATGTACTTAAAACTAATGAGTATTTACAAATGGGAGTACTTACTGGAATAATTAGAGTAGCTCAAGCAGGAATATTCTCTGACTTAAATAATTTTATTAGTTATACAACCTTAAATGATGAATATAGTCAAAGTTTTGGATTAGTAGAAGATGAAGTAAAAGCTATGCTTAGTTACTATAAGATAGGCTATGAAATGTTAGAAGTAAAAAAATGGTATGATGGTTATAGTTTTGGAAAAAGTGATATATACAATCCTTGGAGTATATTAAACTTTGTACAGTTTAAAGAATTAAAATCATATTGGATAAATACAAGTTCTAACTTTATGATAAGAGAACTTTTAGAACATACTGGAGAAGAGGGATTAAAAACTCTTGAAAGAATTTTTAATCAAGAAGAGGTAGCAGTAAGAATAACTGAGAATGTAAGATTTGGGAATAATCTATCAGCAAGTGAAGTATGGGAGCTTATGCTATACTCTGGTTATCTAACTATAAATGGTAGATTAGATGATGGGAGATACTTGGTAAGAATACCTAATATAGAGATTATGAATTTCTTTAAAGATGAGTTTTTAACTATTGTCTTTGGAAATTATGATAAAGTAGATAGATTAAGAGATGCTTTGAGAGATAAAAATATAGAGCAGTTAAATAAATCCATTGAAGAATTAGTTTTATATACAATGAGTTCACATGATATAACAAAATATTATGAAAATCCATACCATATGTTATTACTTGGATTTTTCTATGCTTTAGATGGTTACTATCTTCCTAAATCAAATATGGAAGCTGGATATGGTAGGGCAGATATAATACTATTTCCAAGAGATAAGACAAAAGCAGGATATATCTTAGAATTGAAAAGAGCTTATACTAAGAAACCAGAGAAAGAAATAGAAAAAGCTTTACAACAGATAGATGATAATAAATACTATATAGAGCTAGAGAGATATGGAGTAACCGAGATAATCAAGCTAGGCTATGTTTTTGATGGTAAGAAAGTAATAAGTAGCTATATTGAATAA
- a CDS encoding ImmA/IrrE family metallo-endopeptidase, producing MANNKNIEKLTTLIRDVLSIKDFTTLEDWQNSILRLGGELRVDPNFPDDAYITKMSDDQNPYFSITISPYHTFERINFSLAHELGHLFLHMSYLVNDEAWREIEVGKSYTRLGSDLLEFQANEFAANLLMPKEEFLKLAMENRNENNFYNIEPLLERFRVSRQAIINRGRWLGIFPW from the coding sequence ATGGCTAATAATAAAAATATTGAGAAATTAACAACTTTAATAAGAGACGTATTATCAATTAAAGATTTTACTACGCTTGAAGATTGGCAAAATTCTATTTTAAGATTAGGTGGAGAATTAAGAGTTGATCCAAATTTTCCAGATGATGCATATATAACTAAAATGAGTGATGATCAAAACCCATATTTCTCAATTACAATTTCTCCGTATCATACTTTTGAAAGAATAAATTTTTCTTTAGCACACGAACTAGGGCATTTATTTTTACATATGTCTTATCTAGTAAATGATGAAGCTTGGAGAGAAATAGAAGTTGGAAAAAGCTATACAAGACTAGGTAGTGATTTATTAGAATTTCAAGCAAATGAATTCGCTGCTAATTTACTTATGCCCAAAGAAGAATTTTTAAAGCTAGCAATGGAAAATAGAAATGAAAATAATTTTTATAATATAGAGCCTTTGCTTGAGAGATTTAGAGTCTCAAGACAG